From Alteromonas sp. RKMC-009, one genomic window encodes:
- a CDS encoding ATP-binding cassette domain-containing protein, translating into MSEIMHVSGLTFRHSDKKRWLKKPEVFALGPIELSVKRGETIAIIGENRAGKSLLAKLLVGAVPADEGEIFLSNVMYNAAKKKSTKSYNASNDIRMIFQHSSEAMNPGIPVGRILDEPLSLNTELDETERKKVIEDILVKVGLLRDHYYFYRHMLSDGQQQRVAIARAMVLQPKILVADEPFAALDPSVRSQTVNLILNLQKELGLSFIFISHNLGIVRHIADRIIVMENGQIVETGKTETIFRWPQHDMTKKLILAYQSLVPQQTLT; encoded by the coding sequence ATGAGTGAGATCATGCATGTCAGCGGCCTGACATTCCGCCACAGTGATAAGAAACGCTGGCTGAAAAAGCCGGAAGTGTTTGCCTTAGGGCCTATAGAACTGAGTGTGAAGCGCGGCGAGACTATTGCCATCATCGGTGAAAACCGCGCCGGAAAATCCCTGCTGGCCAAGCTGCTGGTGGGTGCAGTGCCTGCCGATGAAGGCGAGATATTCCTCAGCAACGTGATGTATAACGCGGCTAAAAAGAAGTCGACTAAGAGCTATAACGCCAGCAATGATATCCGCATGATTTTCCAGCACAGCAGCGAAGCCATGAACCCCGGCATTCCTGTAGGGCGTATTCTTGATGAGCCGTTATCGCTGAATACTGAACTGGATGAAACAGAACGCAAGAAAGTCATCGAAGATATTCTGGTTAAAGTGGGATTGCTGCGTGATCACTACTACTTTTACCGCCACATGTTGTCTGACGGTCAACAGCAACGTGTAGCCATCGCCAGAGCCATGGTATTACAGCCAAAGATTCTGGTCGCAGACGAACCTTTTGCTGCACTGGACCCTTCAGTACGCTCACAAACAGTAAACCTGATCCTGAACCTGCAAAAAGAGCTGGGGTTGTCGTTTATTTTTATCTCCCACAACTTAGGCATTGTGAGACACATTGCCGACCGGATCATCGTGATGGAAAACGGACAGATTGTTGAAACCGGCAAAACGGAAACAATCTTCCGCTGGCCTCAACATGATATGACCAAAAAGCTGATCCTTGCTTATCAGTCACTGGTACCCCAGCAAACGTTGACCTGA
- a CDS encoding sodium ion-translocating decarboxylase subunit beta: protein MEKLSILWDSTALAHFQGGQLVMMAVGLLLLYLAIVKKFEPLLLLPIGFGALLTNIPLAGFSEPGGLLYYIYEVGIHSGVFPLLIFMGVGAMTDFGALIANPRMLLLGAAAQFGIFATLFGAIALNFIPGFDFTLKDASAIAIIGGADGPTAIFLASRLAPDLLGAIAVAAYSYMALVPIIQPPIMKALTSEDERKIEMAQLRHVSQKEKIIFPLAVLILTILFLPSATPLVGMFCFGNLMRECGVVDRLSKTAQNELINIVTIFLGLAVGSKLSADKFLTVETLGILGLGAIAFAIGTAAGVLMAKLMNKMSGGGINPLIGAAGVSAVPMAARVVNKVGLQSNPHNFLLMHAMGPNVAGVLGSAVAAGILLALVG from the coding sequence ATGGAAAAATTATCAATTTTGTGGGACAGCACTGCACTGGCGCATTTTCAGGGCGGGCAACTGGTAATGATGGCAGTGGGTTTACTGCTTTTATATCTGGCCATCGTGAAAAAATTCGAGCCGCTATTGCTGTTACCCATCGGTTTCGGCGCGCTGTTAACCAATATTCCGCTGGCTGGCTTCAGTGAACCGGGTGGCCTGTTATATTACATCTATGAAGTGGGCATTCATTCCGGCGTGTTCCCGTTACTGATTTTCATGGGTGTGGGAGCGATGACAGACTTTGGCGCACTGATCGCAAATCCCAGAATGTTGCTGCTGGGCGCTGCGGCTCAATTTGGTATTTTTGCCACATTGTTCGGCGCTATTGCCCTTAATTTCATTCCCGGTTTCGATTTCACGTTAAAAGATGCCAGTGCTATTGCCATCATCGGTGGTGCTGACGGACCCACGGCAATCTTTCTGGCTTCCCGTCTTGCCCCTGATTTGCTGGGGGCAATTGCTGTCGCCGCTTATTCTTACATGGCACTGGTTCCTATTATCCAGCCACCTATTATGAAAGCGCTGACCAGTGAAGATGAGCGAAAAATCGAAATGGCGCAGTTACGCCACGTGTCGCAAAAAGAGAAAATCATATTTCCGCTGGCGGTACTCATTCTGACCATTTTATTCCTGCCTTCTGCAACACCACTGGTGGGTATGTTCTGTTTTGGTAACCTCATGCGGGAATGCGGTGTGGTAGACCGGCTGTCAAAAACGGCGCAGAATGAACTTATCAATATTGTGACCATCTTCCTGGGCCTGGCTGTGGGGTCTAAATTATCTGCCGATAAATTTTTAACTGTGGAAACGTTAGGGATCCTCGGCTTAGGTGCGATTGCTTTCGCTATCGGCACTGCCGCCGGTGTATTGATGGCAAAACTTATGAATAAAATGAGCGGTGGCGGAATCAACCCGCTTATCGGCGCTGCCGGGGTGAGCGCTGTACCCATGGCGGCGAGAGTGGTCAATAAAGTGGGTTTGCAGAGTAACCCGCATAATTTCCTGTTAATGCATGCCATGGGGCCAAATGTAGCCGGCGTACTGGGTTCTGCCGTCGCAGCAGGTATTCTGCTGGCGCTGGTGGGTTAA
- a CDS encoding ABC transporter permease has translation MIQILIRYATLFITTMLVLAALSFALAYLFPGDVLVNLTGITPQNEAQRAALIRQFQLDKPYLFQFIYYVQQLLQGNWGYSFISGLPLRQEIGIAMPATIELSAYALFIAIFVGVPLGCYAGLRSYTKRDYLINSASMVSYSFPVFWIALVFILFFSLNLGVVPLSGRVSLLFDVPPQTGFILIDIIIADSVDSGLALSDALIHLLLPTVSIALVSTASMVRLTRRSVIDVLKSPYIAAAESRGLSKRQIFFRHILRNALLPILPLMAIQITTLITNAMIVETLFSWPGIGNWLIQAIYQRDYPALRVGMLAVATVVISFTIMIDLFNRFIDPSREKYERGTV, from the coding sequence GTGATACAAATTCTGATCCGCTATGCGACCCTGTTTATAACCACTATGCTCGTGCTGGCGGCATTGTCCTTCGCCCTTGCTTATTTGTTTCCCGGCGACGTACTGGTGAATCTGACAGGAATCACGCCGCAAAATGAGGCACAGCGTGCTGCACTCATCCGCCAGTTTCAGCTCGATAAACCCTATCTGTTTCAATTTATCTATTATGTGCAGCAACTGCTTCAGGGGAACTGGGGGTATAGTTTTATATCCGGTCTGCCGTTAAGGCAGGAAATCGGTATCGCCATGCCCGCCACAATAGAGCTCAGTGCCTATGCACTTTTTATCGCTATTTTTGTGGGTGTGCCTCTTGGCTGTTATGCGGGGTTACGCAGTTACACCAAACGGGATTACCTGATTAATTCGGCCAGTATGGTCAGTTACTCATTTCCGGTATTCTGGATAGCGCTGGTTTTCATTTTGTTTTTCAGTCTGAATCTTGGTGTGGTGCCGTTATCAGGGCGTGTGAGCTTGTTATTTGATGTGCCTCCGCAAACCGGCTTTATCCTCATCGACATCATCATTGCAGACAGTGTGGACAGCGGCCTGGCACTCAGCGATGCACTCATCCACCTGCTCCTGCCCACGGTATCTATCGCGCTGGTTTCCACCGCCTCCATGGTCCGGCTGACAAGGCGTTCAGTGATCGACGTGCTGAAAAGCCCGTACATTGCAGCGGCAGAATCCCGCGGACTTTCCAAGCGGCAAATCTTTTTCCGCCATATACTGAGAAACGCCTTACTCCCCATTTTGCCACTGATGGCGATCCAGATTACAACGCTCATCACCAATGCCATGATTGTTGAAACCTTGTTTTCCTGGCCGGGTATTGGCAACTGGCTGATTCAGGCCATTTACCAGCGCGATTATCCGGCACTGCGTGTTGGTATGCTGGCAGTAGCTACAGTGGTGATCAGTTTCACTATTATGATTGATTTGTTTAATCGCTTTATCGACCCAAGCAGGGAAAAGTACGAACGTGGCACGGTTTAG
- a CDS encoding tetratricopeptide repeat protein, producing the protein MNTVLASEAISLSDIQHEWAEINYKTKEDKDKAFKKLITKAEWLVKQSPEKADSHIWLGIVQSSTAGAEGGLGALSYAKAARKNLEEALRLDENALQGSALTSLGVLYHKVPGWPIGFGSNKKAEQLLKRALVVNPEGIDPNYFYAEYLYDEGDYMQAKHFAAIALQAPAREDRPVADEGRRAEIGQLISKINKKISD; encoded by the coding sequence ATGAATACTGTGCTTGCCAGTGAAGCAATCAGTTTGTCAGACATTCAGCATGAATGGGCTGAAATTAATTACAAGACGAAGGAAGACAAAGATAAAGCATTTAAGAAGTTGATCACAAAAGCAGAGTGGCTGGTAAAACAGTCTCCGGAAAAGGCAGACAGTCATATCTGGCTTGGCATTGTACAGTCGAGTACAGCTGGAGCGGAAGGTGGCCTGGGGGCACTTTCCTACGCAAAGGCAGCCCGTAAAAACCTGGAAGAAGCGCTCAGGCTGGATGAGAATGCGCTGCAAGGTTCTGCACTGACAAGTCTGGGAGTGCTGTATCACAAGGTACCCGGATGGCCCATAGGCTTTGGCAGTAATAAAAAAGCAGAGCAACTTTTGAAAAGGGCGCTTGTGGTCAACCCTGAAGGCATCGATCCAAATTACTTTTATGCAGAATATTTATATGACGAAGGTGACTACATGCAGGCAAAGCACTTCGCCGCAATAGCTTTGCAGGCGCCGGCCAGAGAAGACCGTCCTGTTGCCGATGAGGGCCGCCGGGCAGAAATTGGCCAGTTAATCAGTAAGATTAATAAAAAAATATCTGATTAG
- a CDS encoding peptide ABC transporter ATP-binding protein — protein sequence MPMLDIKNMTLEIDNGNTRVKALDKVNLTVNSGEIRALVGESGSGKSLMVQAISGSLPQQWRITADRMSWNGKNMLSMSAKERRELMRRDIGVVFQDPVSAMDPSTTLGEQLEEAIPDELVNGKWFWQRKQDRRKTAISTVHKVGIKNHKHYLNAYPHQVPTDIGQKFMIAMALISQPRLLIADDPTRGMETTTKTKVLKLLTRLNQTKSLSILFVSHDLLAIASMSHTMTVLYCGQTVESGKMKHIRKRPLHPYTKALLDSAPSFRNDLPPKSVLPALDGTIPSLQHVPIGCRLGPRCPRAQRACVSTPGVRRIHDHTYSCHFPLHMEKL from the coding sequence ATGCCCATGCTCGATATAAAGAATATGACGCTTGAGATAGATAACGGGAATACCCGTGTTAAAGCGTTAGACAAAGTGAACCTCACCGTTAACAGCGGAGAAATCCGCGCGCTGGTGGGCGAATCCGGCTCCGGCAAGAGTTTGATGGTTCAGGCAATTTCCGGTTCACTTCCCCAGCAGTGGCGTATCACCGCTGACAGAATGAGCTGGAATGGTAAAAATATGTTGTCCATGTCAGCAAAAGAGCGGCGTGAACTGATGCGCCGGGATATCGGCGTGGTATTTCAGGATCCGGTATCAGCCATGGATCCCTCCACCACATTAGGTGAGCAGTTAGAAGAAGCCATCCCGGATGAACTGGTAAACGGTAAATGGTTCTGGCAACGCAAGCAGGACCGCCGGAAAACCGCTATCAGTACCGTACACAAAGTCGGGATTAAAAATCATAAGCACTATCTGAATGCGTATCCCCACCAGGTGCCTACCGACATTGGTCAGAAGTTCATGATTGCTATGGCGCTGATTTCACAGCCCAGACTGTTAATTGCTGACGATCCCACTCGTGGCATGGAAACGACCACGAAGACCAAAGTACTGAAGTTACTGACACGTCTGAATCAAACAAAGTCATTATCCATATTGTTTGTCAGCCACGATTTGCTTGCCATCGCCAGTATGTCTCACACCATGACAGTGCTGTACTGCGGCCAAACTGTTGAATCCGGCAAAATGAAGCATATCCGTAAACGGCCGCTGCACCCGTACACAAAAGCACTGCTGGACAGTGCGCCGAGTTTCAGGAATGACTTACCGCCTAAGTCCGTGTTGCCGGCACTGGACGGCACCATTCCTTCATTGCAACACGTTCCCATTGGCTGCCGGCTGGGCCCGCGCTGCCCCCGCGCCCAGCGCGCTTGTGTCAGTACGCCCGGCGTGCGTCGTATCCATGACCACACTTACAGTTGTCACTTCCCTCTGCACATGGAGAAGTTATGA
- a CDS encoding ABC transporter permease subunit translates to MARFSLYQEESQPSPWQRTWEEFRSSHVAFAGFIVLGLFFFVSLFAPLVAPYDPLQQNIDALLVPPSWEPNGTISHLFGTDALGRDVFSRIMYGCRVTFGSSLMLVLIAMLAGVTIGTIAGMTSGVRSSVINHTLDALMAIPTLLIAIIIVAILGTGLVNSMWAITLALIPQFIHHTRSYVRSEMKKEYILASRLDGARPLQLFFHSVLPNMIEMLVVQGSLALSIAVIDISALGFLNLGAQPPLPELGVILADGLDVAYIAPWNVGLPGLTIFLMVLAVNIVGDGLRSALRRRLTH, encoded by the coding sequence GTGGCACGGTTTAGTTTATATCAGGAAGAATCGCAGCCCTCTCCCTGGCAGCGCACCTGGGAAGAGTTCCGCAGCAGTCATGTGGCCTTTGCCGGCTTCATTGTGCTCGGCCTGTTTTTCTTCGTGTCTCTGTTTGCGCCGCTGGTAGCGCCTTACGACCCGTTACAGCAAAATATCGATGCCCTGCTGGTGCCGCCGAGCTGGGAACCGAACGGTACCATCTCCCACCTGTTCGGCACTGATGCACTGGGCAGAGATGTATTTTCACGCATTATGTACGGCTGCCGGGTTACCTTCGGGTCCAGCCTGATGCTCGTGCTTATCGCTATGCTGGCAGGTGTAACAATTGGCACCATCGCCGGCATGACCAGCGGTGTTCGCTCCAGCGTGATAAATCATACTCTGGATGCGCTGATGGCCATCCCTACTCTGCTGATAGCCATTATTATCGTGGCCATTCTGGGTACTGGTCTCGTCAACAGTATGTGGGCGATTACGCTGGCACTTATTCCTCAGTTTATCCATCACACCCGCTCTTATGTGCGCAGTGAAATGAAAAAAGAATACATTCTGGCGTCCAGGCTGGATGGCGCCCGGCCTTTGCAGTTATTTTTTCACTCGGTGTTGCCGAATATGATTGAAATGCTGGTGGTACAGGGGTCACTGGCGTTATCCATTGCTGTCATCGACATTTCCGCACTGGGTTTTCTGAACCTCGGTGCACAGCCACCCCTTCCCGAGCTGGGCGTAATTCTGGCAGACGGACTGGATGTGGCTTATATCGCGCCCTGGAACGTGGGTCTTCCCGGCCTGACGATATTTTTGATGGTACTGGCGGTGAACATTGTCGGTGACGGACTGCGCTCTGCACTTCGACGGAGGCTGACACACTAA
- a CDS encoding OadG family protein: MASDSLVSLLGEAATLMLTGMVFVFAFLALLIAGVKAIAWYCRRYPGNEDVAVPVRTPSAPAQSAVSGQTIAAITAAIHQHRNNQK; encoded by the coding sequence ATGGCATCAGATTCGTTAGTTAGTTTGCTTGGTGAAGCTGCCACATTAATGTTAACCGGCATGGTATTTGTGTTCGCTTTTCTGGCACTGCTCATCGCCGGTGTTAAGGCCATTGCCTGGTACTGCCGGCGTTATCCCGGCAATGAAGACGTCGCTGTTCCGGTGAGAACGCCATCTGCACCTGCTCAGTCAGCCGTGAGCGGGCAAACCATAGCTGCCATCACAGCAGCCATTCATCAGCACAGAAACAATCAAAAATAG
- the oadA gene encoding sodium-extruding oxaloacetate decarboxylase subunit alpha, giving the protein MSKPLALTELVLRDAHQSLLATRMRLEDMLPIAGELDNAGFWSVESWGGATFDACIRYLGEDPWERIRALKKAMPKTRQQMLLRGQNLLGYRHYADDVVTRFVERAHENGVDVFRIFDAMNDVRNLQTAVKAAIDCGAHAQGTMSYTISPMHTIDGWVDMAKQLEDMGVHSICIKDMAGLLKPYECETLVTRLKETVQVPIAMQCHATTGLSTATYQKAIDAGIDMLDTAISSMSMTYGHSATETIVSALEGTERDTGLSLEGLEDIAAYFRDVRKKYAKFEGSLKGVDARILLAQVPGGMLTNMESQLKEQGAEDKFDEVLKEIPRVREDLGFIPLVTPTSQIVGTQAVLNVLTGERYKSISKETAGVLKGEYGATAAPVNAELQARVLDGGEPVTCRPADLIKPEMESLTDDLASLAKEKGFLLAEEQVDDVLTYALFPQIGLKFLQNRGNPDAFELAPGKEPEVATAPVAAPKAVGQPSSYDVKVDGKVYHVEVAESGTLTSVTPAATARAPAQSSAAAPAGGQAINAPLSGNVFKILVSEGDAVSNGDVVIILEAMKMETEIRSAFDGTAGRILVKEGDSVASGQALIELN; this is encoded by the coding sequence ATGTCTAAGCCACTGGCACTGACAGAACTTGTATTGCGTGATGCCCACCAGTCTTTACTGGCTACCCGCATGCGTCTGGAAGACATGTTACCCATTGCAGGCGAGCTCGATAATGCAGGTTTCTGGTCTGTTGAATCCTGGGGAGGGGCAACGTTTGATGCCTGTATCCGTTATCTGGGTGAGGATCCCTGGGAGCGCATCCGGGCGCTGAAAAAAGCCATGCCGAAAACCCGGCAACAAATGTTGCTCCGTGGGCAGAACTTATTAGGATATCGCCACTATGCTGATGATGTGGTCACCCGTTTTGTTGAACGTGCCCATGAAAATGGCGTGGATGTTTTTCGCATATTTGATGCGATGAACGATGTCCGTAATCTGCAAACCGCCGTGAAGGCTGCCATTGATTGCGGCGCTCACGCGCAGGGTACCATGTCCTATACCATCAGCCCTATGCACACAATCGACGGCTGGGTGGATATGGCGAAGCAGCTCGAAGACATGGGCGTGCATTCTATCTGCATTAAGGACATGGCTGGTTTGCTTAAACCTTACGAGTGCGAAACGCTGGTTACCCGCCTGAAAGAAACCGTGCAGGTGCCTATTGCCATGCAGTGTCACGCCACCACCGGTCTGAGCACAGCTACCTACCAGAAAGCCATTGATGCCGGCATTGACATGCTGGATACCGCTATATCGTCAATGAGTATGACCTACGGTCACAGCGCCACTGAGACTATTGTGTCGGCACTGGAAGGCACAGAAAGAGACACAGGCTTGTCGCTGGAGGGGTTAGAAGACATTGCTGCTTATTTCCGCGACGTGAGAAAGAAATACGCCAAATTCGAGGGCAGCCTTAAGGGTGTCGATGCCCGCATTCTGCTGGCGCAAGTGCCGGGCGGCATGCTCACAAACATGGAAAGCCAGCTGAAAGAGCAGGGCGCCGAAGACAAATTCGATGAGGTACTCAAGGAAATTCCCCGTGTACGTGAAGATCTTGGCTTCATTCCTCTGGTCACACCTACCTCACAAATCGTGGGGACGCAGGCTGTTTTGAACGTACTCACCGGCGAACGTTATAAAAGTATTTCCAAAGAAACGGCGGGTGTACTGAAAGGCGAATATGGCGCAACTGCTGCGCCGGTGAATGCTGAATTGCAGGCCCGTGTGCTTGATGGTGGTGAGCCGGTTACCTGCCGCCCGGCTGATTTGATCAAGCCGGAAATGGAAAGCCTGACTGACGACCTGGCATCATTGGCCAAAGAAAAAGGCTTCCTGTTGGCGGAAGAGCAAGTTGACGACGTACTCACGTACGCCCTGTTCCCGCAAATCGGTCTTAAGTTTTTGCAAAACCGCGGCAACCCGGATGCCTTTGAACTTGCGCCGGGCAAAGAGCCGGAAGTGGCTACAGCGCCTGTTGCTGCTCCAAAAGCAGTGGGGCAACCCTCAAGCTACGATGTGAAAGTAGACGGCAAAGTGTATCACGTGGAAGTGGCTGAATCCGGCACGCTGACCAGTGTTACACCGGCCGCAACAGCGCGCGCACCGGCTCAAAGCAGCGCAGCCGCACCGGCTGGCGGACAGGCAATCAATGCGCCGTTATCCGGCAATGTGTTCAAAATTTTAGTCTCTGAAGGTGATGCTGTGTCCAACGGGGATGTGGTTATTATTCTTGAAGCGATGAAAATGGAAACCGAAATCCGTTCCGCCTTTGACGGAACAGCTGGCCGTATTCTGGTGAAAGAGGGTGACAGTGTTGCCAGTGGTCAGGCGCTGATAGAGTTGAACTGA